One segment of Carya illinoinensis cultivar Pawnee chromosome 1, C.illinoinensisPawnee_v1, whole genome shotgun sequence DNA contains the following:
- the LOC122306432 gene encoding B3 domain-containing transcription factor VRN1-like isoform X5: MPKRIPTRFIRRYGESLSNLALIKLPNGAEWKLELAKCDGKVWLKKGWREFMEYSSLKQGHLLVFRYEGKSHFCVLLFDESATEIDYPFNSSPGEDLKIHEKFPVSRMEEMESDISVERLDDFPAYPKTREKSPLSCPRPRKMMRTNSSAQIRSTANLSRLVPHSTKNKLKEANLKKSKGQAKFHSTMQEFEGVEGIYTTKKPPKSEVLRRIPKMTTDEKAKDLQKARGVKPENPHFDVVMQASYVRFGRVSIPSGFAKRHLNKKCDDIILRLSDGRRWSVGFNFNRRAACQFGGGWKEFVQDNNLVVGDVCSFELIKGIKLSFQVVIFRATEEHCPKLPESESDSSLEILDDFPAYPKMSEKSPLSCPQPHKMKRMNPSAKTGNTLSRLVPHCTQNQCKEAKLEKFKGQANLHSTKQDCEGVEGISAADRCPESKVPRRTQTINEKSSALQKASGFKPENPYFLVVMLPSYLRCALKSAGLSSFLNIKSGQIVMLQVEEKSWPVKFNSYPHWSYAVLSAGWRTFVADNSLQVGDVCVFELIKSDDVMLKVSIFRCPSNPFGG; this comes from the exons ATGCCAAAG AGGATTCCAACAAGGTTTATAAGGAGATATGGAGAAAGCCTGTCAAACCTAGCATTGATTAAGCTTCCAAATGGTGCAGAATGGAAACTAGAGTTGGCAAAATGTGATGGTAAGGTTTGGTTAAAGAAGGGCTGGCGAGAATTCATGGAGTATAGTTCTCTAAAGCAGGGGCACTTGCTGGTTTTCAGATATGAAGGAAAGTCTCACTTTTGTGTTCTCCTGTTTGATGAGAGTGCAACAGAAATAGATTATCCATTTAATAGCTCCCCTGGTGAGGACCTGAAAATTCATGAAAAGTTTCCAGTTTCTAGGATGGAAGAAATGGAGAGTGACATTTCTGTTGAAAGATTGGATGACTTTCCAGCATACCCAAAAACAAGGGAGAAATCACCATTGTCATGTCCTCGTCCTCGCAAGATGATGAGGACAAATTCAAGTGCTCAGATTAGGAGTACTGCCAATCTTTCAAGGTTGGTTCCTCActctacaaaaaataaattgaaagaggCAAACCTCAAGAAATCAAAAGGGCAAGCGAAATTTCATTCCACCATGCAGGAGTTTGAAG GTGTTGAAGGTATTTATACTACCAAGAAACCCCCAAAATCTGAGGTGCTTAGAAGGATTCCAAAAATGACTACTGATGAAAAAGCCAAAGATCTTCAGAAAGCAAGAGGCGTTAAACCTGAAAATCCTCATTTCGATGTTGTCATGCAAGCCTCATACGTTCGTTTTGGGCGCGTG AGTATACCATCAGGATTTGCAAAGAGACATTTAAATAAGAAATGCGATGATATCATCCTTCGGCTTTCAGATGGGAGAAGATGGTCTGTTGGGTTCAATTTCAACAGGCGTGCTGCATGCCAATTTGGAGGTGGTTGGAAGGAATTTGTACAAGACAATAATCTGGTTGTAGGTGACGTTTGTTCATTTGAACTTATTAAGGGCATTAAACTTTCTTTCCAAGTGGTGATTTTCCGTGCCACTGAAGAACATTGCCCAAAATTGCCAG AATCTGAGAGTGATAGTTCTCTCGAAATCTTGGATGACTTTCCAGCATACCCAAAAATGAGCGAGAAATCACCGCTATCATGTCCTCAGCCTCACAAGATGAAGAGGATGAATCCAAGTGCTAAGACTGGGAATACTCTGTCAAGGTTGGTCCCTCATTGTACACAAAATCAATGCAAAGAGGCAAAGCTTGAGAAGTTTAAAGGACAAGCGAATTTGCATTCTACCAAGCAAGATTGTGAAG GTGTAGAAGGCATTTCTGCCGCCGATCGATGCCCGGAATCTAAGGTTCCTAGAAGGACTCAAACAATCAATGAAAAATCTAGTGCTCTTCAGAAAGCAAGTGGCTTTAAACCTGAAAATCCTTATTTCTTGGTTGTCATGCTGCCATCATATTTGCGTTGTGCATTAAAATCG GCCGGACTAAGTAGCTTTCTTAACATTAAAAGTGGACAGATAGTGATGCTTCAGGTTGAGGAAAAATCATGGCCAGTGAAGTTTAATAGCTATCCACATTGGTCATACGCTGTCTTGTCTGCCGGTTGGCGTACCTTTGTGGCAGATAACAGTCTGCAAGTGGGAGATGTTTGTGTCTTTGAGCTGATTAAGAGTGATGATGTTATGCTGAAAGTCTCCATTTTTAGATGCCCCAGTAATCCTTTTGGGGGCTAA
- the LOC122306432 gene encoding B3 domain-containing transcription factor VRN1-like isoform X2, producing the protein MTSQGGREEHSPVKSPHFFKIIPPDSLRDGKLRIPTRFIRRYGESLSNLALIKLPNGAEWKLELAKCDGKVWLKKGWREFMEYSSLKQGHLLVFRYEGKSHFCVLLFDESATEIDYPFNSSPGEDLKIHEKFPVSRMEEMESDISVERLDDFPAYPKTREKSPLSCPRPRKMMRTNSSAQIRSTANLSRLVPHSTKNKLKEANLKKSKGQAKFHSTMQEFEGVEGIYTTKKPPKSEVLRRIPKMTTDEKAKDLQKARGVKPENPHFDVVMQASYVRFGRVSIPSGFAKRHLNKKCDDIILRLSDGRRWSVGFNFNRRAACQFGGGWKEFVQDNNLVVGDVCSFELIKGIKLSFQVVIFRATEEHCPKLPESESDSSLEILDDFPAYPKMSEKSPLSCPQPHKMKRMNPSAKTGNTLSRLVPHCTQNQCKEAKLEKFKGQANLHSTKQDCEEGISAADRCPESKVPRRTQTINEKSSALQKASGFKPENPYFLVVMLPSYLRCALKSAGLSSFLNIKSGQIVMLQVEEKSWPVKFNSYPHWSYAVLSAGWRTFVADNSLQVGDVCVFELIKSDDVMLKVSIFRCPSNPFGG; encoded by the exons ATGACTTCTCAAGGCGGGAGAGAAGAGCACAGTCCAGTGAAATCTCCACATTTCTTCAAGATAATTCCTCCTGATTCTCTGCGAGATGGGAAGCTG AGGATTCCAACAAGGTTTATAAGGAGATATGGAGAAAGCCTGTCAAACCTAGCATTGATTAAGCTTCCAAATGGTGCAGAATGGAAACTAGAGTTGGCAAAATGTGATGGTAAGGTTTGGTTAAAGAAGGGCTGGCGAGAATTCATGGAGTATAGTTCTCTAAAGCAGGGGCACTTGCTGGTTTTCAGATATGAAGGAAAGTCTCACTTTTGTGTTCTCCTGTTTGATGAGAGTGCAACAGAAATAGATTATCCATTTAATAGCTCCCCTGGTGAGGACCTGAAAATTCATGAAAAGTTTCCAGTTTCTAGGATGGAAGAAATGGAGAGTGACATTTCTGTTGAAAGATTGGATGACTTTCCAGCATACCCAAAAACAAGGGAGAAATCACCATTGTCATGTCCTCGTCCTCGCAAGATGATGAGGACAAATTCAAGTGCTCAGATTAGGAGTACTGCCAATCTTTCAAGGTTGGTTCCTCActctacaaaaaataaattgaaagaggCAAACCTCAAGAAATCAAAAGGGCAAGCGAAATTTCATTCCACCATGCAGGAGTTTGAAG GTGTTGAAGGTATTTATACTACCAAGAAACCCCCAAAATCTGAGGTGCTTAGAAGGATTCCAAAAATGACTACTGATGAAAAAGCCAAAGATCTTCAGAAAGCAAGAGGCGTTAAACCTGAAAATCCTCATTTCGATGTTGTCATGCAAGCCTCATACGTTCGTTTTGGGCGCGTG AGTATACCATCAGGATTTGCAAAGAGACATTTAAATAAGAAATGCGATGATATCATCCTTCGGCTTTCAGATGGGAGAAGATGGTCTGTTGGGTTCAATTTCAACAGGCGTGCTGCATGCCAATTTGGAGGTGGTTGGAAGGAATTTGTACAAGACAATAATCTGGTTGTAGGTGACGTTTGTTCATTTGAACTTATTAAGGGCATTAAACTTTCTTTCCAAGTGGTGATTTTCCGTGCCACTGAAGAACATTGCCCAAAATTGCCAG AATCTGAGAGTGATAGTTCTCTCGAAATCTTGGATGACTTTCCAGCATACCCAAAAATGAGCGAGAAATCACCGCTATCATGTCCTCAGCCTCACAAGATGAAGAGGATGAATCCAAGTGCTAAGACTGGGAATACTCTGTCAAGGTTGGTCCCTCATTGTACACAAAATCAATGCAAAGAGGCAAAGCTTGAGAAGTTTAAAGGACAAGCGAATTTGCATTCTACCAAGCAAGATTGTGAAG AAGGCATTTCTGCCGCCGATCGATGCCCGGAATCTAAGGTTCCTAGAAGGACTCAAACAATCAATGAAAAATCTAGTGCTCTTCAGAAAGCAAGTGGCTTTAAACCTGAAAATCCTTATTTCTTGGTTGTCATGCTGCCATCATATTTGCGTTGTGCATTAAAATCG GCCGGACTAAGTAGCTTTCTTAACATTAAAAGTGGACAGATAGTGATGCTTCAGGTTGAGGAAAAATCATGGCCAGTGAAGTTTAATAGCTATCCACATTGGTCATACGCTGTCTTGTCTGCCGGTTGGCGTACCTTTGTGGCAGATAACAGTCTGCAAGTGGGAGATGTTTGTGTCTTTGAGCTGATTAAGAGTGATGATGTTATGCTGAAAGTCTCCATTTTTAGATGCCCCAGTAATCCTTTTGGGGGCTAA
- the LOC122306432 gene encoding B3 domain-containing transcription factor VRN1-like isoform X4, with the protein MTSQGGREEHSPVKSPHFFKIIPPDSLRDGKLRIPTRFIRRYGESLSNLALIKLPNGAEWKLELAKCDGKVWLKKGWREFMEYSSLKQGHLLVFRYEGKSHFCVLLFDESATEIDYPFNSSPGEDLKIHEKFPVSRMEEMESDISVERLDDFPAYPKTREKSPLSCPRPRKMMRTNSSAQIRSTANLSRLVPHSTKNKLKEANLKKSKGQAKFHSTMQEFEGVEGIYTTKKPPKSEVLRRIPKMTTDEKAKDLQKARGVKPENPHFDVVMQASYVRFGRVSIPSGFAKRHLNKKCDDIILRLSDGRRWSVGFNFNRRAACQFGGGWKEFVQDNNLVVGDVCSFELIKGIKLSFQVVIFRATEEHCPKLPAYPKMSEKSPLSCPQPHKMKRMNPSAKTGNTLSRLVPHCTQNQCKEAKLEKFKGQANLHSTKQDCEGVEGISAADRCPESKVPRRTQTINEKSSALQKASGFKPENPYFLVVMLPSYLRCALKSAGLSSFLNIKSGQIVMLQVEEKSWPVKFNSYPHWSYAVLSAGWRTFVADNSLQVGDVCVFELIKSDDVMLKVSIFRCPSNPFGG; encoded by the exons ATGACTTCTCAAGGCGGGAGAGAAGAGCACAGTCCAGTGAAATCTCCACATTTCTTCAAGATAATTCCTCCTGATTCTCTGCGAGATGGGAAGCTG AGGATTCCAACAAGGTTTATAAGGAGATATGGAGAAAGCCTGTCAAACCTAGCATTGATTAAGCTTCCAAATGGTGCAGAATGGAAACTAGAGTTGGCAAAATGTGATGGTAAGGTTTGGTTAAAGAAGGGCTGGCGAGAATTCATGGAGTATAGTTCTCTAAAGCAGGGGCACTTGCTGGTTTTCAGATATGAAGGAAAGTCTCACTTTTGTGTTCTCCTGTTTGATGAGAGTGCAACAGAAATAGATTATCCATTTAATAGCTCCCCTGGTGAGGACCTGAAAATTCATGAAAAGTTTCCAGTTTCTAGGATGGAAGAAATGGAGAGTGACATTTCTGTTGAAAGATTGGATGACTTTCCAGCATACCCAAAAACAAGGGAGAAATCACCATTGTCATGTCCTCGTCCTCGCAAGATGATGAGGACAAATTCAAGTGCTCAGATTAGGAGTACTGCCAATCTTTCAAGGTTGGTTCCTCActctacaaaaaataaattgaaagaggCAAACCTCAAGAAATCAAAAGGGCAAGCGAAATTTCATTCCACCATGCAGGAGTTTGAAG GTGTTGAAGGTATTTATACTACCAAGAAACCCCCAAAATCTGAGGTGCTTAGAAGGATTCCAAAAATGACTACTGATGAAAAAGCCAAAGATCTTCAGAAAGCAAGAGGCGTTAAACCTGAAAATCCTCATTTCGATGTTGTCATGCAAGCCTCATACGTTCGTTTTGGGCGCGTG AGTATACCATCAGGATTTGCAAAGAGACATTTAAATAAGAAATGCGATGATATCATCCTTCGGCTTTCAGATGGGAGAAGATGGTCTGTTGGGTTCAATTTCAACAGGCGTGCTGCATGCCAATTTGGAGGTGGTTGGAAGGAATTTGTACAAGACAATAATCTGGTTGTAGGTGACGTTTGTTCATTTGAACTTATTAAGGGCATTAAACTTTCTTTCCAAGTGGTGATTTTCCGTGCCACTGAAGAACATTGCCCAAAATTGCCAG CATACCCAAAAATGAGCGAGAAATCACCGCTATCATGTCCTCAGCCTCACAAGATGAAGAGGATGAATCCAAGTGCTAAGACTGGGAATACTCTGTCAAGGTTGGTCCCTCATTGTACACAAAATCAATGCAAAGAGGCAAAGCTTGAGAAGTTTAAAGGACAAGCGAATTTGCATTCTACCAAGCAAGATTGTGAAG GTGTAGAAGGCATTTCTGCCGCCGATCGATGCCCGGAATCTAAGGTTCCTAGAAGGACTCAAACAATCAATGAAAAATCTAGTGCTCTTCAGAAAGCAAGTGGCTTTAAACCTGAAAATCCTTATTTCTTGGTTGTCATGCTGCCATCATATTTGCGTTGTGCATTAAAATCG GCCGGACTAAGTAGCTTTCTTAACATTAAAAGTGGACAGATAGTGATGCTTCAGGTTGAGGAAAAATCATGGCCAGTGAAGTTTAATAGCTATCCACATTGGTCATACGCTGTCTTGTCTGCCGGTTGGCGTACCTTTGTGGCAGATAACAGTCTGCAAGTGGGAGATGTTTGTGTCTTTGAGCTGATTAAGAGTGATGATGTTATGCTGAAAGTCTCCATTTTTAGATGCCCCAGTAATCCTTTTGGGGGCTAA
- the LOC122306432 gene encoding B3 domain-containing transcription factor VRN1-like isoform X1 translates to MTSQGGREEHSPVKSPHFFKIIPPDSLRDGKLRIPTRFIRRYGESLSNLALIKLPNGAEWKLELAKCDGKVWLKKGWREFMEYSSLKQGHLLVFRYEGKSHFCVLLFDESATEIDYPFNSSPGEDLKIHEKFPVSRMEEMESDISVERLDDFPAYPKTREKSPLSCPRPRKMMRTNSSAQIRSTANLSRLVPHSTKNKLKEANLKKSKGQAKFHSTMQEFEGVEGIYTTKKPPKSEVLRRIPKMTTDEKAKDLQKARGVKPENPHFDVVMQASYVRFGRVSIPSGFAKRHLNKKCDDIILRLSDGRRWSVGFNFNRRAACQFGGGWKEFVQDNNLVVGDVCSFELIKGIKLSFQVVIFRATEEHCPKLPESESDSSLEILDDFPAYPKMSEKSPLSCPQPHKMKRMNPSAKTGNTLSRLVPHCTQNQCKEAKLEKFKGQANLHSTKQDCEGVEGISAADRCPESKVPRRTQTINEKSSALQKASGFKPENPYFLVVMLPSYLRCALKSAGLSSFLNIKSGQIVMLQVEEKSWPVKFNSYPHWSYAVLSAGWRTFVADNSLQVGDVCVFELIKSDDVMLKVSIFRCPSNPFGG, encoded by the exons ATGACTTCTCAAGGCGGGAGAGAAGAGCACAGTCCAGTGAAATCTCCACATTTCTTCAAGATAATTCCTCCTGATTCTCTGCGAGATGGGAAGCTG AGGATTCCAACAAGGTTTATAAGGAGATATGGAGAAAGCCTGTCAAACCTAGCATTGATTAAGCTTCCAAATGGTGCAGAATGGAAACTAGAGTTGGCAAAATGTGATGGTAAGGTTTGGTTAAAGAAGGGCTGGCGAGAATTCATGGAGTATAGTTCTCTAAAGCAGGGGCACTTGCTGGTTTTCAGATATGAAGGAAAGTCTCACTTTTGTGTTCTCCTGTTTGATGAGAGTGCAACAGAAATAGATTATCCATTTAATAGCTCCCCTGGTGAGGACCTGAAAATTCATGAAAAGTTTCCAGTTTCTAGGATGGAAGAAATGGAGAGTGACATTTCTGTTGAAAGATTGGATGACTTTCCAGCATACCCAAAAACAAGGGAGAAATCACCATTGTCATGTCCTCGTCCTCGCAAGATGATGAGGACAAATTCAAGTGCTCAGATTAGGAGTACTGCCAATCTTTCAAGGTTGGTTCCTCActctacaaaaaataaattgaaagaggCAAACCTCAAGAAATCAAAAGGGCAAGCGAAATTTCATTCCACCATGCAGGAGTTTGAAG GTGTTGAAGGTATTTATACTACCAAGAAACCCCCAAAATCTGAGGTGCTTAGAAGGATTCCAAAAATGACTACTGATGAAAAAGCCAAAGATCTTCAGAAAGCAAGAGGCGTTAAACCTGAAAATCCTCATTTCGATGTTGTCATGCAAGCCTCATACGTTCGTTTTGGGCGCGTG AGTATACCATCAGGATTTGCAAAGAGACATTTAAATAAGAAATGCGATGATATCATCCTTCGGCTTTCAGATGGGAGAAGATGGTCTGTTGGGTTCAATTTCAACAGGCGTGCTGCATGCCAATTTGGAGGTGGTTGGAAGGAATTTGTACAAGACAATAATCTGGTTGTAGGTGACGTTTGTTCATTTGAACTTATTAAGGGCATTAAACTTTCTTTCCAAGTGGTGATTTTCCGTGCCACTGAAGAACATTGCCCAAAATTGCCAG AATCTGAGAGTGATAGTTCTCTCGAAATCTTGGATGACTTTCCAGCATACCCAAAAATGAGCGAGAAATCACCGCTATCATGTCCTCAGCCTCACAAGATGAAGAGGATGAATCCAAGTGCTAAGACTGGGAATACTCTGTCAAGGTTGGTCCCTCATTGTACACAAAATCAATGCAAAGAGGCAAAGCTTGAGAAGTTTAAAGGACAAGCGAATTTGCATTCTACCAAGCAAGATTGTGAAG GTGTAGAAGGCATTTCTGCCGCCGATCGATGCCCGGAATCTAAGGTTCCTAGAAGGACTCAAACAATCAATGAAAAATCTAGTGCTCTTCAGAAAGCAAGTGGCTTTAAACCTGAAAATCCTTATTTCTTGGTTGTCATGCTGCCATCATATTTGCGTTGTGCATTAAAATCG GCCGGACTAAGTAGCTTTCTTAACATTAAAAGTGGACAGATAGTGATGCTTCAGGTTGAGGAAAAATCATGGCCAGTGAAGTTTAATAGCTATCCACATTGGTCATACGCTGTCTTGTCTGCCGGTTGGCGTACCTTTGTGGCAGATAACAGTCTGCAAGTGGGAGATGTTTGTGTCTTTGAGCTGATTAAGAGTGATGATGTTATGCTGAAAGTCTCCATTTTTAGATGCCCCAGTAATCCTTTTGGGGGCTAA
- the LOC122306474 gene encoding putative B3 domain-containing protein At5g66980, with product MISLGFHECTRKDRGRAGTTMPLFRGRRQPYFPEDGPEFFKVFLPFTCSHEISIPPTFIKHFTGNIPKKAILIDHTGNSWPVELDQIGSRLCFKCGWQQFASDHSLEFGDFLIFKYNRSNVFKVKIFNKTGCMKYEAEAMGKALPCLTPEEDSTAGQTCGRLTRGGKRKLLQIGLKTNEEAGVSSKANQHKSRRIAGANLEQNKSPKVARVVAPKNPYFVTSITKFMRYTLCVRRSVVNAYNIKLKQEVVIRGPNEEKCPVKIVKRSNGRIMIANGWSYFVEKNAVQPKDQCVFEFILGRGNTCREMRVQILRGNARFKKLPKDWLYREKA from the exons ATGATATCATTGGGTTTCCACGAGTGTACTAGAAAAGACAGAGGAAGAGCCGGAACAACAATGCCGTTGTTTCGAGGACGGAGACAACCCTATTTCCCTGAAGACGGCCCCGAGTTCTTCAAAGTTTTCCTTCCCTTTACCTGCTCTCACGAAAta TCTATCCCACCCACATTTATCAAGCACTTCACTGGAAACATACCAAAGAAGGCCATTCTCATTGATCATACCGGAAACTCTTGGCCTGTTGAACTGGACCAAATTGGCAGCCGCTTGTGTTTCAAGTGTGGCTGGCAACAGTTTGCAAGTGATCATTCTCTGGAATTTGGGGACTTTCTTATATTCAAATACAATAGAAGTAATGTGTTTAAAGTCAAGATATTCAATAAAACTGGATGCATGAAATATGAAGCTGAAGCTATGGGTAAGGCTCTTCCATGTCTGACCCCTGAAGAAGATTCTACAGCAGGGCAGACTTGTGGTAGATTGACTCGTGGTGGCAAACGAAAGCTTTTGCAGATAGGTCTCAAGACCAATGAAGAGGCAGGAG TTTCATCAAAAGCtaatcaacataaatcaagAAGAATTGCTGGAGCAAATCTTGAACAAAACAAGAGCCCTAAAGTGGCCCGAGTTGTTGCACCAAAGAATCCATATTTTGTTACATCCATTACTAAATTTATGCGATATACCTTG TGTGTTCGTAGATCTGTGGTGAATGCGTATAACATCAAGCTGAAGCAAGAAGTGGTAATTCGCGGTCCAAATGAAGAGAAATGCCCTGTGAAAATCGTTAAAAGGTCGAATGGTCGAATCATGATCGCGAATGGGTGGTCTTATTTTGTAGAGAAGAATGCTGTACAACCTAAAGACCAATGTGTGTTTGAGTTTATCCTTGGAAGAGGAAATACATGCAGAGAAATGCGTGTTCAAATTCTTCGTGGAAATGCAAGATTCAAGAAGTTACCTAAGGATTGGTTGTATAGGGAGAAGGCATGA
- the LOC122306432 gene encoding B3 domain-containing transcription factor VRN1-like isoform X3: protein MGSWAVLCIALRGLSGHAKDSLQRIPTRFIRRYGESLSNLALIKLPNGAEWKLELAKCDGKVWLKKGWREFMEYSSLKQGHLLVFRYEGKSHFCVLLFDESATEIDYPFNSSPGEDLKIHEKFPVSRMEEMESDISVERLDDFPAYPKTREKSPLSCPRPRKMMRTNSSAQIRSTANLSRLVPHSTKNKLKEANLKKSKGQAKFHSTMQEFEGVEGIYTTKKPPKSEVLRRIPKMTTDEKAKDLQKARGVKPENPHFDVVMQASYVRFGRVSIPSGFAKRHLNKKCDDIILRLSDGRRWSVGFNFNRRAACQFGGGWKEFVQDNNLVVGDVCSFELIKGIKLSFQVVIFRATEEHCPKLPESESDSSLEILDDFPAYPKMSEKSPLSCPQPHKMKRMNPSAKTGNTLSRLVPHCTQNQCKEAKLEKFKGQANLHSTKQDCEGVEGISAADRCPESKVPRRTQTINEKSSALQKASGFKPENPYFLVVMLPSYLRCALKSAGLSSFLNIKSGQIVMLQVEEKSWPVKFNSYPHWSYAVLSAGWRTFVADNSLQVGDVCVFELIKSDDVMLKVSIFRCPSNPFGG, encoded by the exons ATGGGAAGCTG GGCTGTCCTGTGCATTGCATTGCGCGGTCTTTCTGGTCATGCCAAAG ATTCTTTACAGAGGATTCCAACAAGGTTTATAAGGAGATATGGAGAAAGCCTGTCAAACCTAGCATTGATTAAGCTTCCAAATGGTGCAGAATGGAAACTAGAGTTGGCAAAATGTGATGGTAAGGTTTGGTTAAAGAAGGGCTGGCGAGAATTCATGGAGTATAGTTCTCTAAAGCAGGGGCACTTGCTGGTTTTCAGATATGAAGGAAAGTCTCACTTTTGTGTTCTCCTGTTTGATGAGAGTGCAACAGAAATAGATTATCCATTTAATAGCTCCCCTGGTGAGGACCTGAAAATTCATGAAAAGTTTCCAGTTTCTAGGATGGAAGAAATGGAGAGTGACATTTCTGTTGAAAGATTGGATGACTTTCCAGCATACCCAAAAACAAGGGAGAAATCACCATTGTCATGTCCTCGTCCTCGCAAGATGATGAGGACAAATTCAAGTGCTCAGATTAGGAGTACTGCCAATCTTTCAAGGTTGGTTCCTCActctacaaaaaataaattgaaagaggCAAACCTCAAGAAATCAAAAGGGCAAGCGAAATTTCATTCCACCATGCAGGAGTTTGAAG GTGTTGAAGGTATTTATACTACCAAGAAACCCCCAAAATCTGAGGTGCTTAGAAGGATTCCAAAAATGACTACTGATGAAAAAGCCAAAGATCTTCAGAAAGCAAGAGGCGTTAAACCTGAAAATCCTCATTTCGATGTTGTCATGCAAGCCTCATACGTTCGTTTTGGGCGCGTG AGTATACCATCAGGATTTGCAAAGAGACATTTAAATAAGAAATGCGATGATATCATCCTTCGGCTTTCAGATGGGAGAAGATGGTCTGTTGGGTTCAATTTCAACAGGCGTGCTGCATGCCAATTTGGAGGTGGTTGGAAGGAATTTGTACAAGACAATAATCTGGTTGTAGGTGACGTTTGTTCATTTGAACTTATTAAGGGCATTAAACTTTCTTTCCAAGTGGTGATTTTCCGTGCCACTGAAGAACATTGCCCAAAATTGCCAG AATCTGAGAGTGATAGTTCTCTCGAAATCTTGGATGACTTTCCAGCATACCCAAAAATGAGCGAGAAATCACCGCTATCATGTCCTCAGCCTCACAAGATGAAGAGGATGAATCCAAGTGCTAAGACTGGGAATACTCTGTCAAGGTTGGTCCCTCATTGTACACAAAATCAATGCAAAGAGGCAAAGCTTGAGAAGTTTAAAGGACAAGCGAATTTGCATTCTACCAAGCAAGATTGTGAAG GTGTAGAAGGCATTTCTGCCGCCGATCGATGCCCGGAATCTAAGGTTCCTAGAAGGACTCAAACAATCAATGAAAAATCTAGTGCTCTTCAGAAAGCAAGTGGCTTTAAACCTGAAAATCCTTATTTCTTGGTTGTCATGCTGCCATCATATTTGCGTTGTGCATTAAAATCG GCCGGACTAAGTAGCTTTCTTAACATTAAAAGTGGACAGATAGTGATGCTTCAGGTTGAGGAAAAATCATGGCCAGTGAAGTTTAATAGCTATCCACATTGGTCATACGCTGTCTTGTCTGCCGGTTGGCGTACCTTTGTGGCAGATAACAGTCTGCAAGTGGGAGATGTTTGTGTCTTTGAGCTGATTAAGAGTGATGATGTTATGCTGAAAGTCTCCATTTTTAGATGCCCCAGTAATCCTTTTGGGGGCTAA